In Acidimicrobiales bacterium, a single window of DNA contains:
- the ychF gene encoding redox-regulated ATPase YchF, with product MEKLGIVGLPNSGKSSLFNALTGGSALVAPHPFSTTETTVGVAQVPDQRVDQLGLMSSSRKVVHATVEFVDIAGLVAGASTGEGLGNRFLAGIREADALCLVLRGFEDDNVVGDHDPLSDLGVLELELVLADAATVDSQVEKRRKAAKTDKSLAGEVVALERAKAELDSGVPIYRSSLSAEDRSLLKSFFLLTNKPVLAVVNLGEDQVSGADAIVKPVADELGGHGDVLGVSVKLEAEAAQLESSERTELLEGLGLGEGALPRVARAAYHLLGRRTFFTTGDKESRAWTFRAGAKAPECAGVIHSDLQRGFIRAEVIHWDELLQLGSWHAAKEAGKLRVEGKEYEVVDGDVLEIRFNV from the coding sequence CCCGCACCCGTTCTCCACCACGGAGACGACGGTCGGCGTTGCCCAGGTTCCGGACCAACGGGTGGACCAGCTTGGGCTGATGAGCTCCAGCCGCAAGGTCGTCCATGCGACGGTCGAGTTCGTCGACATCGCCGGCCTGGTCGCGGGTGCTTCGACCGGGGAGGGGTTGGGAAACCGGTTTCTCGCCGGCATCCGTGAAGCGGACGCGCTTTGTTTGGTCCTGCGAGGCTTCGAGGACGACAACGTGGTGGGCGACCACGACCCGCTCTCCGACCTCGGCGTCCTCGAGCTCGAGCTCGTACTCGCAGACGCAGCGACGGTCGACAGCCAGGTCGAGAAGAGACGGAAGGCGGCTAAGACGGACAAGTCCCTCGCCGGCGAGGTTGTCGCGCTGGAGCGCGCGAAGGCCGAACTCGATTCCGGCGTCCCGATCTACCGCTCGTCGCTTTCAGCCGAGGACCGATCGTTGCTCAAGTCGTTTTTCCTGCTCACCAACAAACCGGTTCTGGCGGTCGTCAACCTGGGCGAGGATCAGGTCTCCGGCGCAGACGCCATCGTCAAACCGGTCGCGGACGAGCTCGGCGGGCACGGCGATGTGCTCGGCGTGAGCGTCAAACTCGAAGCCGAAGCAGCCCAGCTGGAATCAAGCGAGCGGACCGAACTGCTGGAGGGGCTGGGACTCGGGGAGGGCGCACTACCCCGGGTAGCCCGCGCGGCTTACCACCTTCTCGGGCGCCGAACCTTCTTCACCACTGGCGACAAAGAAAGCCGCGCCTGGACGTTCCGTGCCGGTGCGAAAGCGCCCGAGTGTGCGGGGGTGATCCATTCGGACCTGCAGCGCGGGTTCATTCGCGCCGAGGTGATCCACTGGGACGAGCTTCTGCAGCTTGGCTCTTGGCACGCGGCCAAGGAGGCGGGGAAACTCCGGGTCGAAGGCAAGGAGTACGAGGTCGTCGACGGTGACGTCCTCGAGATCCGATTCAACGTCTGA